Below is a genomic region from Thermus islandicus DSM 21543.
CCGGGGGGACAAGAGCAGGGAGGGCAACCTCAACCTCCGCGTTGAGGTCAGGGACGGCGCGCTGTGGCTCCGGATCCACCTAGGAACCGAGGAAAAGAAGTACGCCTACGCCCTGGTGAGGACCTCCCACCTCCAGCTCAAAGCCCTCCTGGGGAGGGTCTACTCCTCCTCCCCCTACAACACCGAGCTCACCCTCAAGGACGGAAAGATCTACGCCCACCTCTCCTGGCCCGAAGAACTTCCCCCTGCCGTCCACACCAGGGAGAACGGGGTCCTCGGGATAGACGTGAACAGCGACCCCTACCACCTCGCTCTCGCCGTGGTTTCCCCCGACGGAAATCTCAAACGCTGCCTGACCCTTTCCCTGGAAGAGGTGGACCAGGCCCCTAACAAGGGGGCCAAAGAGCTGGCGCTCTGGAAGGTCGCCCACCAGGTGGTGGCCCTGGCCGAAGAACACGGGGTCGCCCTCGCCACCGAAAGGCTCAAATACCTCAGGAAGTCCAAGAGGGGCGACGGCTCGGGGCGGGGCTTCCGAAAGAAGCAGCACCGCTTCGCCTACCGCTCCCTCCTGGAGAAGGTCCACGCCCTGGCCCGTAAGCGGGGCGTGGAGGTCCTGGAGGTGAACCCCCAGGACACCTCCACGATAGGAATGCTCAAGTACGCTCCCCAGCTTTCCCTCTCCAAGGACGTGGCCGCCGCTTTCGTCATCGGGAGGAGGGCCCTTGGCCTTGAGGAGAGGCTCTCCAAGGGCTACGAGGCCCTTCTCCAGGACGAAAGCTTCCTTGCCCACGCCGAGGGGTTCTACCAAAGCCGCCTTCAAGAGCTAGAGAAGCTCAAAAGGGCGGAGGGGAACCCCTACCTCAGGCGGAGGCTTTCCCGGGAGATGGGGAAGGCCAAAGCCGCCCTTTCCCTTCTTTCGAGCCTTCCTGGTCCCCGAAGGGGCCAGAAGGCAAGCTTTCAGGGTTCGCCAAGGAGCCGGAAGGGGTCTACCGACGGAAGGAGCGCTTTCGGCGCCCATCCCTGGCGGGTCCTGAAGGCAGGCGCCTTCCTTCCTCTCCTTGGGCGCGAGGTGCCGCGAGACCTCTCGCCCCTCAAGCCCGTCCTGAACCTAGCTCCGCTGACCGTGGGACCGTGGGAGAGGTGGGCGGAAAGCCAAGACCCTCATCCTGGTGGGGGGTCGGCGTGCAGAGACGTGCGCTTCGGCTAACCAGGTCTAGGATGGAGTGACCTCAGGCCACCTGGCCCCGAGCCAGATGAAGCCCCTCGAGGGCGGCCTCGGCGGCCTGTTGCGCGGCGAAGCAGGCCCAGGCGTAGTCGCCTAGGCCCAAGCCTCCCTGGCCGTGGCGCAGGTTGTGCCTCGCCTGTTCCAGCCAGTCCCGGGCCCGATTCACCCCCTTATTACCCCACGCTCCAGGGGAGCCCAAGGCACACACCCCGCCCACCCCTTCCCCTAGACTGGTAAGGGTGAAGGCCAAGACCCTAGGCGAACTGAGGCGCACCTATCCCCTGGAGAAGCTCCGCCGCACCGTAAAGGACGAAGCCCGGGAGAACCTCCGGGAAAAGCTTCGCCGGGGAGAAAAGCTCTTCCCCGGCATCCACGGTTACGAGGACACGGTGATCCCTGCCCTGGTCCAGGCCATTCTGGCCAAGCAGAACTTCATCCTCCTGGGTACGCGGGGACAGGCGAAGAGCCGGATTCTCAGGAGCCTCACGAGCCTCCTGGACGAGGAGGTGCCCGCCCTGGCCACGGAGCTCAGGGATAACCCCCTCTCCCCCATCTCCCCCGAGGGGAAGCGCCTTCTGGAGGAGGCCGGGGACGAGGCCCCCATCGTCTGGGTGGGGAGGGAGGAGCGCTACGTGGAAAAGCTCGCCACCCCCGACACCACCGTGGCCGACCTCCTTGGGGACATGGACCCCATCAAGGCCGCCCGCCGGGGCACGGGGATGGCGGACCTGGAGAGCATCCACTTTGGCCTCCTGCCCCGGGCGAACCGGGGCATCTTCGCCGTCAATGAGCTCGCCGACCTCGCCCCCAAGGTGCAGGTGGCCCTCTTCAACATCCTCGAGGAGGGCGACGTCCAGATCCGGGGCTACCCCATAAGGCTCCCTCTGGATGTGTGGCTTGTCTTCACCGCCAACCCCCAGGACTACACCGCCCGGGGAAAGATCGTCACGCCCCTCAAGGACCGGATCGGGAGCGAGATCCGCACCCACTACCCCCGCTCCCTGGAGGAGGGCCTGCGGATCAGCGCCCAGGAAGCCTACGTACCCGAGGGCGTTTTCGTGCCCGAGTGGGTGAGGCTCTCCGTGGAGGCGGTGGCCTTCGCCGCCCGGGAGGACCGCCGCGTGGACCAGACGGCAGGGGTCAGCCAGCGCCTCGCCATCAGCCTTTTGGAGGTGGTGGCGGCCAGCGCCGAACGAAGGGCCCTCCTCTACGGGGGAAGGCCTGTGGCCAGGCCCTTGGACCTCTACCAGGGGTTTCCCGCCATCACGGGGAAGCTGGAGCTGGAGTACGAGGGGGAGCTCCAGGGGGCAGAAAGGGTGGCGCGGGAGATCGTCCAGCGGGCCTTCGGCCTGGTCCTCCCCCGGTACCGCCTCAAGACCGAGCCCATCGTGGCCCACTTTGAGGCGGGGAACCTCCTCACCCTCCCCGAGGGAGAGGTCAAGGGGGCCCTCGAGGCCCTCGCCCAGGTGCCGGGGCTGCTGGAGGCGGCAAGGGCCCTGGCGGGGGAGGACGCCCCCGAGGTCCTCCTTTCCGCCGGGGAGTTCGTCCTGGAGGGCCTGGTGGGGCGGCGGAAGCTCTCCCGGGGCGAGGCGAGCTACCAGGCGGCAGAGCGCCCGAGGAGCTATGGCAACTAGCCTGGACCGTGACAAGGAGGCGGTTCTAAAGGCCCTGGGGCCCCACCTCCAGGGTACGGGGGCGAGGCTCTTCCTCTTTGGCTCCTTCGCTCGAGGGGAGGGGAGGCGGGCCTCCGATTTGGACCTCGCCCTCCTCTCGCCCACGCCCCTCGCCCCCCTCATGCCCCTCCTTCGGGAGGCCCTGGAGGAGGCCCCCGTGGTGCGGCGGGTGGACCTCGTGGACCTCGCCGAGGCCGAGCCCGCCTTCCGGGAGCGGGTGCTTAGGGAGGGCGTCCTGTGGGCCGAGTTTTAGAGCGGATCCAGGTCGTAGAGAAGGCCCTCGCCACCCTCAAGGAGCTTGCCTTCCTCCAAGACCCAAGCCCCGTGGAGCGGGACGCCGCCATCCAGCGCTTTGAGTACACCTTTGAGGCCTTTTGGAAGGCCCTCCAGGCCTACCTCCTGGAGGTGGAGGGGCTGGAGGGGGCAAGCCCCAAGGGGGTCATCCGCCTGGCCCGGGAGGTGGGGCTTTTGGGGGAGGAGGAAGCCCGCCTGGCCTTGGGCATGGTGGACGACCGCAACCTCAAGGTCCACACGTACAACGAGAGCCTGGCCCGGGCCATCTTCCGGCGGCTTCCGGAGTACGCCAGGCTTATGGAACAGGTCCTGGGGAGGTTACAAAGATGAAAGCCATCCGCTACAGCCGCTACGAGGGGGGCCTGGAGGATCTCTCCCCCGAGGAGATCCTTTCCCTACTGGAGGACTTCCTGCTGGACTCGGGGTTTTCCGACCCCTTCCAGCGTTACGACCCGGACCCGAGCCGCGCCCCCACCCTGGAGGACCTCTACGACGCCCTCCTCCAGGCCCTCCTCAAGAACGAGCTCGTCCCGGAGGACTGGCTCCGCGAGGCCCGCTTCGCCAACCGTAAGGAGGAAACCCGCCTCTACCAGGCGATCCAGGGGATGGTAGAGAAGCTCAAGGAGGCGGGGTACCTCCGCCTTCCCGGGGAGGACCCCTTGGACCCCGCCCAAGGGGGGTACCGGGGCGAGGCGGGCGAGGCCCGGCTGGAGCTCACCGAGAAGGCCTCGGACTTCCTGGGCCTAAGGAGCCTCCGGGAGCTCCTGGGTGCCTTGGGCCGCAACCCCCCAGGCCTCCACCCCACCCCCCACCACGCCCCCGGGGTGGAGAAAACCGGGGAGACCAAACCCTGGGCCTGGGGGGACCCCTTGGACCTGAACGTCCCCGAGACCCTGAAGAAGATCGCCCACAAGGGCCTCGAGGGCCTCACCCCCGAGGATTTGGTCATGGACCTCGCCGAGTACACCGCCAGCATGAGCACCGTGGTCCTCCTGGACTGCTCCCACTCCATGATCCTCTACGGGGAGGACCGCTTCACCCCGGCCAAGAAGGTGGCCTTGGCCCTCGCCCACCTCATCCGCACCCAGTTCCCCGGGGACCGGGTGCGGTTCGTCCTCTTCCACGACACCGCCGAGGAGATCCCCCTCTCCAGGCTCCCCCTGGCCCAGGTAGGCCCCTACCACACCAACACCAAGGCGGGCCTGGAGCTCGCCCGCACCCTCCTCAAGAAGATGGGCGGGGAGATGCGGCAGATCATCCTTATCACCGACGGCAAGCCCTCGGCCCTCACCCTTCCCAGCGGGGAGGTCTACAAGAACGCCTGGGGCCTAGACCCCGTGATCCTGGCCGAGACCCTGAAGGAGGCCACCCTGGCGAGGCGGGAGGGGATTCCCATCCACACCTTCATGCTGGCCCGGGAACCCGAGCTTTTGGCCTTCGTCAAAAAGCTTTCCCAGATCACCCGGGGCAAGGCCTACCTCACCCACCCCGGCAACATCGGCCGCTACCTCCTCCTGGACTTCCTCAACAAGAAGGTGCGGAGGCACTGAGGATGCGGCCTTTCGCCTTCAGATTGCCCCGTTTTCCGAAGCGCCTCCGGCCCCGGGCCTTCCCCAAACCGCCCCCCGCCTTGGTGCGGGAAGCCCCCGAGCTCCGGCTCCCCCTGCGCCTAGACCTGGCCTACTACGCCGCCCAAGGCCCAAAGGGCTACGCCCTCATCCCGTGGGACCGATACATGGAGGAGGTGGAAACCCTCCTAAAGGCCACCGAGCCCCGCCAAGGGTCCAGATAACAGCCCGGGCCGCCAGCCCCTCCCCGTCCATAAGGGGGTTTCCCACGCCCAGGCCATCAACCCCCCTGGTGCGGCCTGCGCCGCACCATGGTAACGAACTCCCCCTCCTGCACCACCTCGCCGCGTTGGTTCAGGACCCGCACCCTCTGGACGAGGATCCCCCGATCGGGCTTGGAGGTCTCCCGCTTCTCCACGATCTCCGTCTCCCCGCGCACGGTGTCGCCGATGAAGACGGGCTTTAAAAAGCGGTAGTTCCGGATCTCCATCCAGGCGATGAGGGTGCCCTCCGTCACCCCTGTGCGCTGCCTAAGACCGGTGAGCATGGCGAGCACCAGGAGGCCGTGGGCGATGCGCTGGCCGAACGGGGTTCCCTTGGCGTGCTCGGCGTCGGTGTGGATGGGGTTGTAGTCTCCCGAGACCCCGGCGAAGTTGACGATGTCCGCCTCGGTCACCGTGCGCCCGGCGGTGGAGAACTTCTGCCCTACCTCAAAGTCCTCAAAGTACATGGCCATGGCGCTTACCTCCTTTGCGTTCAAACCCCCGGGGACCCAAAATGGGCCCATCCCGCCCCCTTGAGGAGGGATAGACCCAGAATCCTTTCCGGCCGAGGCCGGCGGCCGCTCCAGGGGTTCTTATCGGAAAGCCTCCCCATCGCTACTGAAAGCCCGCATCCCCGTGAGGTGAGCCCCGATGATGAGCTTCTGCACCTCGCTCGTCCCCTCGTAGAGGGTGAGGATGCGGGCGTCCCGGTAGAGCCTCGCCACCTCGTAGTCCTCAAAGAAGCCGTACCCCCCGTGGACCTGGATGGC
It encodes:
- a CDS encoding vWA domain-containing protein, translated to MKAIRYSRYEGGLEDLSPEEILSLLEDFLLDSGFSDPFQRYDPDPSRAPTLEDLYDALLQALLKNELVPEDWLREARFANRKEETRLYQAIQGMVEKLKEAGYLRLPGEDPLDPAQGGYRGEAGEARLELTEKASDFLGLRSLRELLGALGRNPPGLHPTPHHAPGVEKTGETKPWAWGDPLDLNVPETLKKIAHKGLEGLTPEDLVMDLAEYTASMSTVVLLDCSHSMILYGEDRFTPAKKVALALAHLIRTQFPGDRVRFVLFHDTAEEIPLSRLPLAQVGPYHTNTKAGLELARTLLKKMGGEMRQIILITDGKPSALTLPSGEVYKNAWGLDPVILAETLKEATLARREGIPIHTFMLAREPELLAFVKKLSQITRGKAYLTHPGNIGRYLLLDFLNKKVRRH
- a CDS encoding nucleotidyltransferase family protein, which codes for MATSLDRDKEAVLKALGPHLQGTGARLFLFGSFARGEGRRASDLDLALLSPTPLAPLMPLLREALEEAPVVRRVDLVDLAEAEPAFRERVLREGVLWAEF
- a CDS encoding HI0074 family nucleotidyltransferase substrate-binding subunit; this translates as MGRVLERIQVVEKALATLKELAFLQDPSPVERDAAIQRFEYTFEAFWKALQAYLLEVEGLEGASPKGVIRLAREVGLLGEEEARLALGMVDDRNLKVHTYNESLARAIFRRLPEYARLMEQVLGRLQR
- a CDS encoding IS200/IS605 family accessory protein TnpB-related protein, with product RGDKSREGNLNLRVEVRDGALWLRIHLGTEEKKYAYALVRTSHLQLKALLGRVYSSSPYNTELTLKDGKIYAHLSWPEELPPAVHTRENGVLGIDVNSDPYHLALAVVSPDGNLKRCLTLSLEEVDQAPNKGAKELALWKVAHQVVALAEEHGVALATERLKYLRKSKRGDGSGRGFRKKQHRFAYRSLLEKVHALARKRGVEVLEVNPQDTSTIGMLKYAPQLSLSKDVAAAFVIGRRALGLEERLSKGYEALLQDESFLAHAEGFYQSRLQELEKLKRAEGNPYLRRRLSREMGKAKAALSLLSSLPGPRRGQKASFQGSPRSRKGSTDGRSAFGAHPWRVLKAGAFLPLLGREVPRDLSPLKPVLNLAPLTVGPWERWAESQDPHPGGGSACRDVRFG
- a CDS encoding MaoC family dehydratase, with the protein product MAMYFEDFEVGQKFSTAGRTVTEADIVNFAGVSGDYNPIHTDAEHAKGTPFGQRIAHGLLVLAMLTGLRQRTGVTEGTLIAWMEIRNYRFLKPVFIGDTVRGETEIVEKRETSKPDRGILVQRVRVLNQRGEVVQEGEFVTMVRRRPHQGG
- a CDS encoding sigma 54-interacting transcriptional regulator, which encodes MKAKTLGELRRTYPLEKLRRTVKDEARENLREKLRRGEKLFPGIHGYEDTVIPALVQAILAKQNFILLGTRGQAKSRILRSLTSLLDEEVPALATELRDNPLSPISPEGKRLLEEAGDEAPIVWVGREERYVEKLATPDTTVADLLGDMDPIKAARRGTGMADLESIHFGLLPRANRGIFAVNELADLAPKVQVALFNILEEGDVQIRGYPIRLPLDVWLVFTANPQDYTARGKIVTPLKDRIGSEIRTHYPRSLEEGLRISAQEAYVPEGVFVPEWVRLSVEAVAFAAREDRRVDQTAGVSQRLAISLLEVVAASAERRALLYGGRPVARPLDLYQGFPAITGKLELEYEGELQGAERVAREIVQRAFGLVLPRYRLKTEPIVAHFEAGNLLTLPEGEVKGALEALAQVPGLLEAARALAGEDAPEVLLSAGEFVLEGLVGRRKLSRGEASYQAAERPRSYGN
- a CDS encoding HEPN domain-containing protein, with the translated sequence MNRARDWLEQARHNLRHGQGGLGLGDYAWACFAAQQAAEAALEGLHLARGQVA